From a single Actinomyces viscosus genomic region:
- a CDS encoding GRP family sugar transporter, which yields MDIAVALVPSLLFGALSLLLGAFPTDTRRQNTAVMVGAGAVSLMCSALLAVPWSPRATVWGAVCGLMWTGGQVFVLRAFRAWGVSRTMPLTTALQLLLNATLGVSLFGEWRAPGALPLGTVALALIMAGAAACSWQERTGPGPTSAQRRDGLLATAASAVLYGSYPSLLRAAHVPSAHAVGPMGLGLLAGAVLCALVLPRRSPLRGPRIAPAVLAGGLWAIGNALMLRSTAAVGVASGFTLSQLGFVLATVGGLTVLGEKRTGREQAVVAAGVVAAVVGLVLMGLATSMDSGPSSSG from the coding sequence CGACACCCGCCGACAGAACACCGCGGTCATGGTGGGGGCGGGAGCCGTCTCGCTCATGTGCTCAGCCCTGCTCGCAGTGCCCTGGTCCCCACGCGCCACCGTGTGGGGCGCGGTCTGCGGGCTCATGTGGACCGGTGGCCAGGTCTTCGTCCTGCGGGCCTTCCGCGCCTGGGGCGTCAGTCGCACCATGCCGTTGACCACCGCCCTTCAGCTCCTGCTCAACGCCACCCTGGGGGTGAGCCTCTTCGGTGAGTGGCGCGCCCCCGGCGCCCTGCCCCTGGGGACGGTTGCGCTCGCGCTCATCATGGCGGGGGCAGCCGCCTGCTCCTGGCAGGAGCGCACCGGCCCCGGCCCCACGAGTGCGCAGCGGCGTGACGGGCTGCTGGCCACCGCTGCCTCCGCCGTCCTCTACGGCTCCTACCCCTCGCTGCTGCGCGCCGCCCATGTGCCCTCGGCCCACGCCGTGGGCCCCATGGGCCTGGGGCTGCTGGCCGGCGCAGTCCTGTGCGCCCTCGTCCTGCCTCGGAGATCGCCCCTGCGCGGCCCGCGGATCGCCCCGGCGGTGCTCGCCGGGGGATTGTGGGCGATCGGCAACGCCCTCATGCTGCGCTCGACGGCGGCCGTGGGCGTGGCATCCGGCTTCACTCTCTCCCAGCTCGGCTTCGTCCTGGCCACCGTTGGAGGCCTGACCGTTCTAGGGGAGAAGCGCACCGGCCGGGAGCAGGCGGTGGTAGCCGCAGGAGTCGTGGCGGCCGTCGTCGGTCTGGTTCTCATGGGACTGGCAACTAGCATGGACTCAGGGCCGTCCTCATCCGGCTAG
- a CDS encoding sodium:solute symporter family protein, translating into MSSTLHALSASSASSGTLIAARWYDYIPIAIYFAFVIGVGLIARSKAATADGFLTSGRSLPAWVTGIAFVSANLGAVEIMGMSANGAEYGMPTFHYFWIGAVPAMIFLGLVMMPFYYGSKVRSVPEFMLKRYGTAAHLVNALSFALAQLLIAGINLYLLGKIMNWLLGWPLWVGLIVAAVIVFSYITMGGLSAAIYNEVLQFFVIVAALLPLTLIGLHRVGGWQGLTDKITDAANLAGTDPSQQLHSWPGNSISGFDSNVLSVIGLVFGLGFVLSFGYWTTNFVEVQRAMASDSISSAQSTPIIGTFVKMFVPFLVIVPGMVAGVLVTEVQQLKSGAKTSYQYNDAVLYLMRDLLPNGLLGLAITGLLASFMAGMAANISAFNTVWGVDIYQHYLKKDADDAHYLKVGRLSTLTASVVAILTAIIASSYSNLMDYLQTLFSMFNAPLFATFIIGMFWKRATPQAGWIGLVSGTLGALGVNLLIWTERLVMPGQGGAFLAAGVAFTVDVVITVLVSMVTHPKPDSELKGFVYALTPRSERTDPHLHELPWYRRPIPLGIIAGLMVITLNSIFH; encoded by the coding sequence ATGTCCTCCACGCTGCACGCCCTGTCAGCATCGTCAGCGTCATCCGGCACGCTCATTGCCGCACGCTGGTACGACTACATCCCTATCGCCATCTACTTCGCCTTCGTCATCGGCGTCGGGCTCATCGCCCGGTCCAAGGCGGCCACGGCAGACGGCTTCCTCACCTCGGGCCGTTCCCTGCCGGCCTGGGTCACCGGTATCGCCTTTGTCTCGGCGAACCTCGGTGCGGTTGAGATCATGGGGATGTCCGCCAACGGTGCCGAGTACGGCATGCCGACCTTCCACTACTTCTGGATCGGCGCGGTCCCGGCCATGATCTTCCTGGGTCTGGTCATGATGCCCTTCTACTACGGCTCCAAGGTGCGCTCGGTGCCCGAGTTCATGCTCAAGCGCTACGGCACCGCCGCCCACCTGGTCAACGCGCTCAGCTTCGCCCTGGCCCAGCTGCTCATCGCCGGCATCAACCTGTACCTGCTGGGCAAGATCATGAACTGGCTGCTGGGCTGGCCCCTGTGGGTGGGGCTCATCGTCGCCGCCGTCATCGTCTTCTCCTACATCACGATGGGAGGGCTCTCCGCAGCGATCTACAACGAGGTCCTCCAGTTCTTCGTCATCGTGGCGGCGCTGCTGCCCCTGACCCTCATCGGCCTGCACCGTGTGGGCGGCTGGCAGGGCCTGACCGACAAGATCACCGACGCCGCCAACCTCGCCGGCACCGACCCGTCCCAGCAGCTGCACTCCTGGCCCGGCAACTCGATCTCCGGCTTCGACTCCAATGTGCTGTCCGTCATCGGTCTGGTCTTCGGCCTGGGCTTCGTGCTGTCCTTCGGCTACTGGACGACGAACTTCGTCGAGGTGCAGCGGGCGATGGCCTCGGACTCGATCTCCTCGGCCCAGTCCACCCCGATCATCGGCACCTTCGTCAAGATGTTCGTGCCCTTCCTCGTCATCGTTCCGGGCATGGTCGCCGGCGTCCTGGTCACTGAGGTCCAGCAGCTCAAGTCCGGCGCCAAGACGAGCTACCAGTACAACGACGCGGTCCTCTACCTCATGCGCGACCTGCTGCCCAACGGCCTGCTGGGTCTGGCGATCACGGGCCTGCTGGCCTCCTTCATGGCCGGGATGGCCGCGAACATCTCCGCCTTCAACACCGTGTGGGGCGTGGACATCTACCAGCACTACCTCAAGAAGGACGCCGACGACGCCCACTACCTGAAGGTAGGCAGGCTCTCGACCCTGACGGCCTCCGTCGTCGCGATCCTTACCGCGATCATCGCCTCGAGCTACTCCAACCTCATGGACTACCTCCAGACGCTGTTCTCGATGTTCAACGCGCCGCTGTTCGCGACCTTCATCATCGGTATGTTCTGGAAGCGGGCCACGCCTCAGGCCGGTTGGATCGGACTGGTCAGTGGAACGCTGGGCGCCCTGGGGGTCAACCTCCTCATCTGGACCGAGCGCCTGGTCATGCCGGGACAGGGCGGTGCCTTCCTGGCGGCGGGCGTGGCCTTCACGGTCGACGTCGTCATCACGGTGCTGGTCTCCATGGTCACCCACCCCAAGCCCGACTCCGAGCTCAAGGGCTTCGTCTACGCCCTGACGCCCAGGAGCGAGCGCACCGACCCGCACCTGCACGAGTTGCCCTGGTACCGCCGTCCGATCCCGCTGGGGATCATCGCCGGTCTCATGGTGATCACGCTCAACAGCATCTTCCACTAG
- a CDS encoding ribonuclease H family protein, translating to MTLTAAADGSSLGNPGPAGWAWYVDDDCWAAGGWESSTNNRGELTAVLELLRATQAAGLAGEELLIQCDSQYVINSLTKWRHGWKRRGWRKADGKPVLNADLVKDLDAALAGRKVRFEWVRGHVGHPMNEAADSRARGAATAYQRGEPVPSGPGWPGVSTHETDGEGTGPSSGTDMRTDGDVVPGATAARRARLREAGGTLF from the coding sequence ATGACTCTGACTGCTGCTGCCGACGGCTCCTCCCTGGGCAACCCGGGACCGGCCGGCTGGGCCTGGTACGTGGATGACGACTGCTGGGCCGCCGGAGGCTGGGAGAGCTCGACCAACAACCGCGGCGAGCTCACCGCCGTCCTCGAGCTCCTGCGGGCCACGCAGGCCGCCGGACTCGCCGGTGAGGAGCTCCTCATCCAGTGCGACTCCCAGTACGTCATCAACTCACTGACCAAGTGGCGCCACGGCTGGAAGAGGCGCGGCTGGCGCAAGGCCGACGGCAAGCCTGTCCTCAACGCCGACCTCGTCAAGGACCTCGACGCCGCGCTCGCGGGCCGTAAGGTGCGCTTCGAGTGGGTGCGCGGCCACGTCGGCCACCCCATGAACGAGGCCGCCGACTCCCGGGCCCGCGGCGCCGCCACCGCCTACCAGCGGGGCGAGCCGGTCCCATCGGGCCCGGGGTGGCCCGGCGTGAGCACTCATGAGACCGATGGTGAGGGGACCGGCCCCTCGTCGGGGACTGACATGCGGACTGACGGCGATGTCGTCCCCGGTGCGACGGCCGCCCGTCGAGCCCGCTTGCGCGAGGCCGGTGGCACCCTGTTCTGA
- a CDS encoding GtrA family protein, protein MTTSPALPTPATSSPVSRPTVLNRLAHLRRRIPTVILFATVSFSGWTVDYVLALVLNSLTGSVLYAVVGARIVSCTLGFLLNRRLFRAAPETFWRSAGGYAAVQGGVAATSYVGISVLTGAGAPLWLAKVLVDSTLFIVNYLAQSRLVYRAPAPAEQSVMAPALATAA, encoded by the coding sequence ATGACGACGAGCCCCGCCCTCCCCACGCCGGCCACCTCCTCACCCGTGTCCCGCCCCACGGTCCTCAATCGGCTGGCCCACCTGCGCCGCCGCATCCCCACGGTCATCCTCTTCGCCACCGTGTCCTTCTCCGGTTGGACGGTCGACTACGTCCTGGCCCTCGTCCTCAACTCACTGACCGGCTCGGTCCTCTACGCCGTCGTCGGCGCCCGGATCGTCTCCTGCACCCTGGGCTTCCTGCTCAACCGGCGCCTGTTCCGGGCCGCCCCGGAGACCTTCTGGCGCTCCGCCGGCGGCTACGCGGCCGTCCAGGGCGGGGTCGCGGCGACGTCGTACGTCGGTATCTCGGTCCTCACCGGCGCCGGGGCGCCTCTGTGGCTGGCCAAGGTGCTCGTCGACTCCACGCTCTTCATCGTCAACTACCTGGCTCAGTCCCGCCTCGTCTACCGGGCCCCCGCCCCAGCCGAGCAGTCCGTCATGGCTCCGGCTCTGGCGACGGCGGCCTGA